In one Oryza glaberrima chromosome 2, OglaRS2, whole genome shotgun sequence genomic region, the following are encoded:
- the LOC127761980 gene encoding glutathione S-transferase T3-like, translating into MDGFPFPPPFDGSYGGGFPSSSAWLDASGGDESSPGSWDKDVHPRGGFMSYFGNHTQNSHLVGAPIYIADASSPPEVEILQGNDDGNGNGNVRTEKRILWTEEEDIRLMSAWIEHSTDSTCGADKGGGQYWGEVVESYNKTTPPLRKRNLKQCKDRWHKINRWTNLFECAYVKARRIFTSGYSNQMWIDAAHKFYVDDNKEAKLGPFVLMEVWKICREVSKWKTYNENLRNARKRKSFHLEGDSEEADDTFDEMPKRPMGQKAAKKVALDAKINSNGSGSSDDGHSKESPIQLDKFDRYSKFQEETNDKRMKLLDRQEKISSEKLEATKIAHLTAQEYKEGRKLEKESKMMETYNSLISQDTSSMSAEEKAQRVSIMKCLMKTLFPESD; encoded by the exons ATGGATGGATTTCCCTTCCCTCCACCTTTTGATGGATCCTACGGAGGTGGATTCCCCAGCTCTTCAGCTTGGTTGGATGCGTCCGGTGGTGATGAATCTTCTCCTGGATCATG GGATAAGGATGTACATCCACGTGGTGGTTTCATGAGCTATTTTGGAAATCATACACAAAACTCTCATTTGGTTGGCGCACCTATTTACATTGCTGATGCTAGTTCACCACCAGAGGTGGAAATTTTACAAGGCAATGATGATGgaaatggcaatggcaatgttAGGACTGAGAAAAGGATACTGTGGACAGAGGAAGAAGATATCAGATTGATGAGTGCTTGGATAGAGCATTCAACTGACTCTACATGTGGAGCAGATAAGGGAGGTGGCCAATATTGGGGTGAAGTTGTTGAATCGTACAACAAGACTACCCCACCTCTCAGAAAAAGAAATCTGAAGCAATGCAAGGATAGATGGCACAAGATTAATAGGTGGACGAATCTTTTTGAGTGTGCTTATGTAAAGGCTCGTAGAATTTTTACAAGTGGATATTCTAATCAAATGTGGATTGATGCAGCACACAAGTTTTATGTGGATGACAATAAAGAGGCAAAGCTAGGACCCTTTGTGCTGATGGAGGTTTGGAAAATATGCCGAGAAGTGTCAAAGTGGAAAACATACAATGAAAACCTGAGGAATGCACGTAAAAGGAAATCATTTCACTTGGAAGGAGACTCTGAGGAAGCTGATGACACTTTTGATGAGATGCCAAAGCGACCAATGGGTCAGAAGGCCGCTAAAAAGGTAGCTCTAGATGCAAAAATCAACTCAAATGGTTCGGGCAGTAGTGATGATGGTCACTCAAAGGAGTCTCCTATTCAGTTAGACAAATTTGATAGATATAGCAAATTCCAGGAGGAAACCAATGACAAGCGCATGAAACTATTGGACAGACAGGAAAAGATATCTTCTGAGAAGCTAGAGGCCACAAAAATTGCCCACCTTACAGCACAAGAGTACAAAGAAGGAAGGAAGCTTGAGAAAGAGTCAAAGATGATGGAGACTTATAACAGCCTCATCTCACAAGATACAAGTTCAATGTCTGCTGAGGAAAAGGCGCAGCGAGTTAGTATAATGAAGTGTCTTATGAAAACTCTTTTCCCTGAATCTGATTGA
- the LOC127761981 gene encoding uncharacterized protein LOC127761981: MEPHEDDDFLEADDFEVFTVEELLAEDEIIEELLVEEFKAAEWAVFVKTVTAPRLAEDKLFALKQEGAGKDVECAFGVLQSRFDIIRRPARLWKQGDVINIMQACVILHNMIVEDEKEAIRDVLDLNYNPSATIVLPPKVQRSDNPDPCFTKVLRRNSAIKARPTHRKLKKDLIEHIWQRYGNKEN, translated from the exons ATGGAGCCGCATGAAGATGATGACTTCCTAGAAGCCGACGATTTTGAAGTGTTCACCGTAGAAGAGTTGCTAGCAGAGGATGAGATCATTGAAGAGTTGCTAGTAGAAGAATTCAAGGCTGCAG AATGGGCAGTATTCGTGAAGACAGTGACGGCCCCTCGGTTGGCGGAAGACAAATTATTTGCATTGAAGCAAGAAGGGGCGGGGAAAGATGTCGAGTGCGCATTTGGTGTGCTGCAATCACGCTTTGATATTATTCGTCGACCAGCAAGGTTATGGAAGCAGGGGGACGTTATCAACATAATGCAAGCTTGTGTTATCCTTCACAATATGATAGTGGAAGATGAGAAGGAAGCAATTAGAGATGTCTTGGATTTGAATTATAATCCAAGTGCGACGATAGTGCTCCCGCCTAAAGTGCAAAGAAGCGACAACCCAGATCCATGCTTCACAAAGGTACTTCGTAGAAATTCCGCTATCAAAGCTCGGCCAACACATAGAAAGCTAAAAAAGGATCTAATTGAGCACATATGGCAACGCTAtggaaacaaagaaaattag
- the LOC127762103 gene encoding probable leucine-rich repeat receptor-like protein kinase At1g68400: MKLLALELLLLLLLLSSACLLCPANSTASVLDRQADALLQWKSGLDGHGSCLNSWTKGTNTCNWTGIVCSTSDDAPGILSISLNSCGISGSLGKFWFAEFPHLQGLDLGNNSISGLIPSSIGRFVDLFDLDLSSNRFSGSIPTSLDGLGRWALQRSPPICTRFSAHSPDLTMEGKSRSATSPQNFGKGS; this comes from the exons ATGAAACTCCTTGCTctagagctgctgctgctgctgctgctgctttcctCGGCATGCCTTCTCTGTCCTGCAAACTCTACAGCAAGTGTGCTGGACCGGCAAGCAGACGCTCTTCTCCAATGGAAATCTGGATTAGATGGCCATGGTAGCTGCCTAAACTCATGGACCAAGGGCACCAACACATGCAACTGGACCGGCATCGTCTGCAGCACAAGTGATGATGCCCCAGGTATTCTCAGTATTTCGCTTAACTCGTGTGGCATCTCCGGCAGTTTGGGCAAGTTCTGGTTTGCAGAATTCCCCCATCTTCAAGGACTCGACCTCGGAAACAACTCTATCTCTGGGCTTATCCCATCAAGCATAGGTCGTTTTGTCGACCTCTTTGATTTGGATTTGTCCAGCAATAGGTTTTCTGGATCCATCCCAACATCCTTAG ATGGGCTGGGCCGCTGGGCATTGCAGAGATCGCCGCCGATTTGCACCCGATTCAGTGCCCATTCTCCAGATTTAACAATGGAAGGAAAGAGCAGATCTGCGACTTCGccacaaaattttggtaagggaAGCTAG